One genomic segment of Candidatus Sulfotelmatobacter sp. includes these proteins:
- the meaB gene encoding methylmalonyl Co-A mutase-associated GTPase MeaB: MSHTPSNSDLVSRMLAGDRVALARAISRVENESEGAVEILDACFRRSGRAFRIGITGPPGAGKSTLVTRLAQLYRKRGETVGIVAVDPTSPFSGGALLGDRVRMGELSGDDGTFIRSMATRGSLGGLAVHTAQACDVLDAAGFTRLLIETVGVGQSELEVAQTADSTAVVLVPESGDGIQAMKAGLMEIGDLFVINKSDREGAERAAFAVNAALEMRATTSAWRPPVLMTTASTGQGVDEVVDRFEEHLAHLADHAGLERRRRRRLEQRLADLLRARLWEGFRARLTPSDWDAAVNALVNREQTPHQAMERLVEHVDRDGIRTR, from the coding sequence GTGAGCCACACACCCTCGAATTCCGACCTGGTCTCGCGAATGCTCGCCGGGGATCGCGTCGCCCTGGCGCGCGCGATCTCGCGGGTCGAGAACGAATCGGAAGGCGCCGTGGAAATCCTCGACGCCTGCTTCAGGCGGAGCGGCCGCGCCTTTCGCATCGGCATCACCGGGCCGCCGGGCGCCGGCAAGAGCACGTTGGTGACCCGGCTGGCCCAGCTCTATCGCAAGCGCGGCGAAACCGTTGGCATCGTCGCGGTGGATCCCACCAGTCCGTTCAGCGGCGGCGCGCTGCTCGGCGATCGCGTGCGCATGGGCGAGCTGTCGGGCGACGACGGCACCTTCATCCGCTCGATGGCGACCCGCGGGAGCCTCGGCGGACTCGCGGTGCACACCGCGCAGGCGTGCGACGTGCTCGACGCCGCCGGCTTCACGCGCTTGCTGATCGAGACCGTGGGCGTGGGACAGAGCGAGCTGGAAGTGGCACAGACCGCGGACTCGACCGCGGTGGTGCTGGTGCCGGAATCCGGCGACGGCATCCAGGCCATGAAGGCGGGATTGATGGAGATCGGCGATCTGTTCGTGATCAACAAGTCCGATCGCGAGGGCGCCGAGCGCGCCGCGTTCGCCGTCAACGCCGCGCTCGAGATGCGCGCGACGACATCGGCCTGGCGCCCTCCGGTGCTGATGACCACCGCCTCCACCGGCCAGGGCGTGGACGAAGTGGTGGATCGCTTCGAGGAGCACCTTGCGCACCTCGCCGACCATGCCGGGCTCGAGCGCCGCCGCCGCCGCCGGCTCGAGCAGCGCCTCGCCGACCTGCTGCGCGCCCGGCTGTGGGAGGGCTTCCGCGCGCGGCTCACGCCATCCGACTGGGACGCGGCAGTGAACGCGCTCGTGAACCGCGAACAGACCCCGCATCAGGCCATGGAGCGGCTGGTCGAGCATGTCGATCGGGACGGGATCCGCACCCGCTGA